Proteins encoded in a region of the Ornithodoros turicata isolate Travis chromosome 3, ASM3712646v1, whole genome shotgun sequence genome:
- the LOC135388830 gene encoding gonadotropin-releasing hormone II receptor-like isoform X2, whose translation MNHDPISPQENASSFLMDDGNLHPSPFFTFTLITNSLNATTNTTLSTDIPSLDQIFGPRYHSRVRICIILIMIVFSIIGNSVVCCKLLMKKRRTRYSKAQVLFLNLALADLLVTLVTMTSQTVWEVMGRVWIAGDAFCRMFKVLQTFTLASSTYMLISIALDRHFAIVSPLSSCPGPWRLALAAWGTALVPSVPNLYVFRLVDIGSGVCYCASLFYTDDTPLLYRQMYMTFVFLTVFIVPLVLLVALYSRILVEIWRQSAAVKSRQQTASSLPKAKVKTLKMTVVVFAAFIVTNVPYMVQEIVLAFASSPNILDRNVVALFGVISASNSAINPYIYLFFQKKKRKRFTSPFCMDILGNGARIQGRKPMAGWLDRRCSSFFRATSMNTATTKDIEVHSMDCTRKNNNAGCSPVLRNGGYEIAVISNVF comes from the coding sequence ATGAACCACGACCCCATATCACCGCAAGAAAATGCCTCATCCTTCCTCATGGATGATGGTAATCTACACCCGTCCCCCTTCTTCACCTTCACCCTCATCACTAATTCCCTCAACGCCACCACCAACACTACTCTTTCCACCGACATTCCAAGCCTGGACCAGATCTTCGGGCCTCGTTACCACAGCCGCGTTCGTATctgcatcatcctcatcatgaTTGTCTTCTCCATCATTGGCAACAGCGTTGTTTGTTGCAAGCTGCTGATGAAAAAGCGCCGTACACGGTACTCCAAGGCTCAAGTGCTGTTCTTGAATCTCGCCCTGGCTGACCTCCTGGTAACCCTCGTTACCATGACCTCCCAGACAGTCTGGGAAGTTATGGGTCGAGTATGGATTGCCGGAGATGCATTCTGTCGCATGTTTAAAGTCTTGCAGACCTTCACCCTCGCTTCATCCACCTATATGCTCATCAGCATCGCGTTAGATCGTCACTTCGCAATCGTGTCGCCTCTGTCCAGTTGTCCAGGACCGTGGAGGCTGGCCCTGGCGGCGTGGGGCACAGCTCTCGTACCTTCTGTTCCAAACCTGTACGTTTTCAGACTCGTCGACATCGGGTCTGGAGTCTGTTACTGTGCTTCTTTATTTTATACAGACGACACGCCGCTGTTGTATCGGCAGATGTACATGACTTTCGTGTTTCTTACCGTCTTCATCGTTCCCCTGGTGCTCCTGGTAGCCCTGTACAGCAGAATTCTCGTCGAGATCTGGAGGCAAAGCGCTGCGGTGAAGTCTCGTCAGCAGACTGCGTCGTCGTTGCCAAAAGCCAAAGTGAAGACGCTCAAAATGACCGTTGTGGTCTTCGCAGCTTTCATCGTTACCAACGTCCCATACATGGTTCAAGAAATCGTGCTCGCCTTTGCAAGCTCGCCCAACATTTTGGACAGAAACGTGGTTGCTCTGTTCGGAGTCATTTCAGCGAGCAACAGCGCCATCAATCCATACATATATCTGTTTTTCCAAAAGAAGAAACGGAAAAGGTTTACGTCACCCTTCTGCATGGATATTCTGGGAAATGGGGCGAGAATTCAAGGCAGGAAACCCATGGCTGGATGGCTGGATCGTCGCTGTTCTTCATTTTTCAGGGCTACATCAATGAACACAGCCACCACAAAAGATATCGAGGTGCACTCGATGGATTGTACACGGAAAAACAACAATGCAGGGTGCAGCCCTGTCCTGAGGAATGGGGGATACGAAATCGCTGTCATCTCGAATGTGTTCTGA